In Microbacterium esteraromaticum, the following proteins share a genomic window:
- the frr gene encoding ribosome recycling factor — MIADVLEDTTARMNRAVDAAKEDFATVRTGRANPQLFQKLMVDYYGSPTPIAQLASMANPEARTLIVTPYDKSALKAIEQAIRDMPNLGANPTNDGNIVRVTMPELTEERRKEYVKLVRSKGEDAKVQVRGIRRKAKDQLDALKNEVGEDEIARGEKELDALTRQYVDAIDDALKRKEAELLEV, encoded by the coding sequence GTGATCGCGGACGTCCTCGAAGACACCACCGCACGCATGAACCGCGCGGTCGACGCAGCCAAGGAGGACTTCGCCACCGTCCGCACCGGACGAGCGAACCCCCAGCTGTTCCAGAAGCTCATGGTGGACTACTACGGCTCGCCCACGCCCATCGCGCAGCTCGCCTCCATGGCGAACCCTGAGGCTCGCACGCTCATCGTCACCCCCTACGACAAGAGTGCTCTGAAGGCGATCGAGCAGGCGATCCGCGACATGCCGAACCTCGGTGCGAACCCGACGAACGATGGAAACATCGTGCGAGTGACCATGCCGGAGCTGACCGAGGAGCGCCGGAAGGAGTACGTCAAGCTCGTGCGCTCCAAGGGTGAGGACGCCAAGGTCCAGGTGCGCGGCATCCGTCGCAAGGCGAAGGACCAGCTCGACGCTCTCAAGAACGAGGTCGGCGAGGATGAGATCGCCCGCGGCGAGAAGGAGCTCGATGCTCTGACGCGTCAGTACGTCGACGCGATCGACGACGCGCTCAAGCGCAAAGAGGCAGAGCTGCTCGAGGTCTGA
- a CDS encoding phosphatidate cytidylyltransferase — translation MAGDSDSDDQPLTRREAQRGDLPSAADTPSSAPAHVEDVDTPVRGLPLSDAAFPSFDAERIPPRPPMPAPGTDSHAIREQWRAARGEFESHVSQAREQFDQANERIKQRTGRDLIVAILIGIGFGAVLIASLLFVKWLFIPIAVAAGLLGTYELSRALRTAGRRVDVVPQLIAGAAVLLTGPFAALWLSWVMLIAAVAFVSVWRMVAQMIAADGRTYGDVLSDVIVGAFVQVYVPFLTSVALMLLSRDDGEWWVLGFVAVAVAADTCAYASGLAFGKHPMAPRISPKKTWEGFAGAVIGSLVVGVLLAIFLLQLPWWCGLVFGAAIVACATLGDLGESMLKRDLGIKDMSSWLPGHGGLLDRLDSILPSTIPAIALYHLFTPLIGS, via the coding sequence ATGGCCGGTGACAGCGATTCCGACGATCAGCCGCTGACGCGACGCGAGGCCCAGCGGGGTGATCTGCCTTCAGCGGCCGACACTCCGTCGAGCGCGCCCGCTCACGTGGAGGACGTCGACACACCCGTGCGGGGGCTGCCGCTGTCGGATGCGGCATTCCCGTCGTTCGATGCGGAGCGCATCCCGCCTCGGCCGCCGATGCCTGCGCCCGGCACGGATTCGCACGCCATCCGCGAGCAGTGGCGAGCAGCACGCGGCGAGTTCGAATCGCACGTGTCGCAGGCTCGCGAGCAGTTCGATCAGGCGAACGAGCGCATCAAGCAGCGCACGGGGCGCGATCTGATCGTCGCGATCCTCATCGGCATCGGCTTCGGTGCCGTGCTCATCGCGTCGCTGCTGTTCGTCAAGTGGCTCTTCATCCCGATCGCGGTCGCCGCAGGTCTTCTCGGAACGTACGAGCTCTCTCGCGCGTTGCGCACCGCTGGGCGTCGAGTCGACGTCGTCCCTCAGCTGATCGCCGGAGCGGCTGTGCTGCTGACCGGCCCGTTCGCGGCTCTGTGGCTGAGCTGGGTCATGCTGATCGCGGCGGTGGCGTTCGTCAGCGTGTGGCGCATGGTCGCGCAGATGATCGCCGCCGACGGCCGCACCTACGGCGACGTGCTCTCGGATGTCATCGTGGGCGCCTTCGTGCAGGTCTACGTGCCCTTCCTCACGTCCGTCGCTCTCATGCTGCTGAGCCGTGACGACGGCGAGTGGTGGGTGCTGGGCTTCGTCGCCGTCGCTGTGGCGGCTGACACCTGCGCCTACGCGTCCGGGCTGGCTTTCGGCAAGCACCCGATGGCGCCGCGGATCAGTCCGAAGAAGACCTGGGAGGGCTTCGCCGGCGCGGTGATCGGCTCGCTCGTGGTCGGCGTCCTGCTCGCGATCTTCCTGCTGCAGCTGCCGTGGTGGTGCGGTCTCGTCTTCGGCGCCGCGATCGTCGCCTGCGCGACGCTCGGCGACCTGGGGGAGTCGATGCTCAAGCGCGACCTGGGGATCAAGGACATGAGCTCGTGGCTGCCCGGTCACGGTGGCCTGCTCGACCGGCTCGACAGCATCCTTCCCTCGACGATCCCCGCGATCGCCCTCTACCACCTCTTCACCCCTCTGATCGGATCCTGA
- a CDS encoding DivIVA domain-containing protein, protein MTDADLEALTTPQDDVAPAFPLTSGRQRGYHRAAVDSFLDSARAAFEQARADFGADDVRAASFPLVKEGYAIADVDAALSRVEDAFAQREREEAIRRVGVDAWVAQARDDAQQVLDHLSRPHRQRFARTSILTFGYRIDEVDHVADRISAFLRDGDALDVEQVRGAAFRMQRGGYREEQVDALLDATVEIILAVR, encoded by the coding sequence ATGACTGACGCAGACCTCGAGGCGCTCACCACGCCACAGGACGACGTGGCGCCGGCCTTCCCGCTGACCAGTGGACGGCAGCGTGGCTACCACCGGGCGGCCGTGGACAGCTTCCTCGATTCCGCACGTGCCGCATTCGAGCAGGCCAGGGCGGACTTCGGCGCCGACGACGTGCGCGCCGCCTCATTCCCGCTGGTGAAGGAGGGGTACGCGATCGCAGACGTGGACGCCGCTCTGTCGCGGGTCGAGGATGCCTTCGCTCAGCGTGAACGTGAAGAGGCGATCCGCCGGGTCGGCGTCGATGCGTGGGTCGCGCAGGCCCGCGATGACGCCCAGCAGGTGCTGGACCATCTCAGCAGGCCGCACAGGCAGCGCTTCGCGCGCACGAGCATCCTCACCTTCGGATACCGCATAGACGAGGTCGATCACGTCGCCGATCGGATCTCGGCCTTCCTGCGCGACGGTGACGCGCTCGACGTCGAGCAGGTGCGCGGCGCGGCTTTCCGCATGCAGCGGGGCGGCTATCGGGAAGAACAGGTGGATGCTCTTCTCGACGCCACCGTCGAGATCATCCTCGCTGTGCGTTGA
- a CDS encoding transglycosylase SLT domain-containing protein, translating into MTPDNELISNQTSPNAGGSTKKTQTRRRASALLAGLAVVGISAAMMAPTGVAVADPEPADAPLTAYSLATAETQSITVSSVEGADIAPAARSGFDVYVKPKPKPKPKPAPKPAAETASSNRSTGPSMPRYSGGGSKEDWMTAAGIARGDWAYVDYIVSRESGWNPNATNASSGACGLVQALPCSKVPGNGYDPVDNLRWGNGYAVGRYGSWAAAYNFWSRNHWW; encoded by the coding sequence GTGACTCCCGATAACGAATTGATCTCGAACCAGACGAGCCCGAACGCTGGTGGTTCGACGAAGAAGACTCAGACGCGACGCCGCGCCAGCGCCCTGCTGGCGGGCCTCGCGGTGGTCGGTATATCAGCTGCCATGATGGCGCCGACGGGCGTGGCCGTCGCCGACCCTGAGCCCGCCGACGCTCCGCTGACCGCGTACTCCCTCGCGACAGCTGAGACGCAGAGCATCACCGTCTCGTCCGTCGAAGGGGCCGATATCGCTCCTGCCGCACGCAGCGGATTCGACGTGTACGTGAAGCCCAAGCCGAAGCCCAAGCCCAAGCCCGCGCCGAAGCCCGCTGCGGAGACCGCGTCATCGAACCGCAGCACTGGTCCCTCGATGCCCCGCTACAGCGGCGGCGGGTCGAAGGAGGACTGGATGACGGCGGCCGGCATCGCGCGCGGCGACTGGGCCTATGTCGACTACATCGTGTCGCGCGAGAGCGGCTGGAACCCGAACGCCACCAACGCGTCCTCGGGGGCGTGCGGTCTGGTTCAGGCTCTGCCCTGCAGCAAGGTCCCCGGCAACGGCTACGACCCCGTCGACAACCTCCGCTGGGGCAACGGCTACGCCGTCGGCCGCTACGGCAGCTGGGCTGCAGCCTACAACTTCTGGTCGCGCAACCACTGGTGGTGA